From the genome of Spinacia oleracea cultivar Varoflay chromosome 2, BTI_SOV_V1, whole genome shotgun sequence, one region includes:
- the LOC110777663 gene encoding beta-xylosidase/alpha-L-arabinofuranosidase 1: MIFSLKENSLAQKMGSHKNRAKTCSVSPVLTLHTILLVTLYSLSKIQGQSPPFACDTASNASLSSLGFCNTETGMEDRVADLVGRLTLPEKIGYLISGAASVSRLGIPKYEWWSEALHGVSNTGPGTRFSNVVPGATSFPQVITTAASFNTTLFEAIGKVVSSEARAMYNVGLAGLTYWSPNVNIFRDPRWGRGQETPGEDPLLSSKYGSNYVQGLQQSDDSDPNKLKVAACCKHYTAYDVDNWKGVDRYRFNAVVSQQDLDDTFQPPFKSCVVDGNVASVMCSYNQVNGKPTCADSHLLSGVIRGDWNLNGYIVTDCDSIDVLYNSQHYTKTPEEAVAQSILAGVNLDCGYFLSKHTQGAVDKGLLKESDINKAISYNFATLMRLGFFDGNPSKKLYGDLGPKDVCTPQHQELARDAARQGIVLLQNTAKTLPFTASNIKSVAVIGPNANVTKTMIGNYEGIPCKYTTPLQGLASYTSTTYQPGCSNVACVTAQLDEAKQIASTSDATVLIMGADQSIEAESRDRVDLYLPGQQQLLVTAVANVSKGPVILVIMSGGGMDITFAKNNDKIKSILWVGYPGQAGGAALADIIFGAYNPCGRLPMTWYPQSYADKVPMTNMNMRADPATGYPGRSYRFYNGETVYSFGDGLSYSDFTHHLVKAPTEVSIPLQEEHECRHSSSNCKSIDAVGEHCENLGFDLHLKVRNNGSMGGRHTVFLFTSPPSVHNSPRKQLIEFEKVYLHGNTQGMVVFKVDACKHLSVVDEVGNRKVALGVHQLHIGNLNYSFNVRI; this comes from the exons ATGATTTTTTCCTTGAAAGAAAATTCTTTAGCCCAAAAAATGGGCTCCCATAAAAACAGAGCAAAAACTTGCTCTGTTTCCCCTGTTTTGACCTTACACACCATTCTTTTAGTCACATTATACTCTTTAAGCAAAATTCAAGGGCAATCACCCCCTTTCGCCTGTGATACAGCGAGCAATGCTTCGTTGTCGAGTCTCGGGTTTTGCAATACGGAAACGGGTATGGAGGATAGGGTTGCAGATTTAGTCGGGCGGTTAACCCTACCGGAAAAAATCGGATACTTGATAAGTGGAGCAGCAAGTGTAAGTAGACTTGGTATACCAAAGTACGAATGGTGGTCCGAAGCATTACATGGAGTCTCTAATACGGGTCCGGGTACTCGTTTCTCTAATGTGGTTCCTGGTGCTACTAGTTTCCCTCAAGTTATTACAACTGCTGCATCATTCAATACTACACTCTTTGAAGCCATAGGAAAG GTAGTATCAAGTGAAGCAAGAGCAATGTACAATGTAGGATTAGCTGGATTGACATATTGGTCACCAAATGTGAATATATTTAGGGACCCACGTTGGGGAAGAGGTCAAGAAACACCAGGAGAAGACCCACTTCTTTCAAGTAAATATGGTTCTAATTATGTTCAAGGTTTACAACAATCTGATGATTCTGATCCTAACAAGCTTAAGGTTGCTGCTTGTTGCAAACATTACACTGCTTATGATGTTGATAATTGGAAAGGCGTTGATCGTTATCGCTTCAATGCCGTG GTGTCACAACAAGATTTGGATGATACATTTCAACCTCCTTTTAAAAGTTGTGTTGTAGATGGGAATGTTGCTAGTGTTATGTGTTCCTACAACCAAGTTAATGGCAAACCTACTTGTGCTGATTCTCATCTTCTTTCTGGAGTTATTAGAGGAGATTGGAACTTAAATGG CTACATTGTTACAGATTGTGATTCAATAGATGTCTTGTACAATTCTCAACACTACACCAAAACCCCTGAAGAAGCTGTAGCTCAGTCAATTTTAGCAG GGGTGAACCTTGATTGCGGATACTTCCTTTCGAAGCACACTCAAGGTGCAGTAGACAAAGGACTACTTAAAGAATCAGATATCAATAAAGCTATCTCTTACAATTTCGCAACATTAATGAGGCTCGGTTTCTTCGATGGTAATCCCTCCAAGAAACTTTACGGAGATCTTGGTCCAAAAGACGTGTGCACACCTCAACACCAGGAGCTAGCTCGTGATGCTGCAAGACAAGGCATTGTTCTTCTACAAAACACTGCAAAAACATTACCATTTACTGCTTCAAATATCAAGTCAGTTGCTGTAATTGGACCTAATGCTAATGTTACCAAAACAATGATTGGAAATTATGAAGGAATTCCATGCAAATACACAACCCCTTTACAAGGCCTTGCTTCATACACTTCAACAACTTACCAACCTGGTTGCTCTAATGTAGCATGTGTTACAGCTCAACTTGATGAAGCAAAACAGATAGCTTCAACTTCAGATGCCACTGTTTTGATTATGGGTGCTGATCAGTCTATTGAAGCAGAGAGTCGAGACAGAGTTGATTTGTACCTTCCTGGACAGCAACAACTACTCGTTACAGCAGTTGCAAATGTTTCCAAGGGACCTGTGATTCTGGTTATAATGTCTGGTGGTGGTATGGACATTACTTTTGCCAAGAACAATGACAAAATCAAGAGTATTTTGTGGGTTGGTTATCCGGGTCAAGCTGGTGGTGCTGCTCTTGCTGATATCATTTTTGGTGCTTACAATCCTT GTGGAAGACTACCAATGACATGGTATCCACAATCCTACGCAGACAAAGTACCAATGACAAACATGAACATGAGAGCAGACCCTGCAACAGGATACCCAGGAAGAAGCTACAGGTTTTACAACGGAGAAACAGTATACAGTTTTGGTGATGGATTAAGTTATTCAGACTTCACCCATCACCTGGTAAAAGCACCCACAGAAGTATCAATCCCCTTGCAGGAAGAACATGAATGTCGTCATTCTTCTTCAAACTGCAAGTCAATTGATGCTGTTGGAGAGCATTGTGAGAACTTAGGATTCGATTTACACCTGAAAGTGAGGAATAATGGGAGTATGGGAGGAAGGCATACAGTGTTCTTGTTCACATCACCACCATCAGTTCATAATTCACCAAGGAAACAGTTGATAGAGTTTGAGAAGGTATATTTGCATGGGAATACTCAAGGTATGGTTGTGTTTAAGGTGGATGCATGTAAACATTTGAGTGTGGTTGATGAGGTTGGAAATCGTAAAGTTGCTTTGGGAGTTCATCAACTACATATTGGCAACTTGAATTACTCATTCAATGTCAGGATCTGA